A portion of the Gasterosteus aculeatus chromosome 12, fGasAcu3.hap1.1, whole genome shotgun sequence genome contains these proteins:
- the LOC120809802 gene encoding C5a anaphylatoxin chemotactic receptor 1 isoform X1 — protein MADMNGTKSPVNLLPTSASNPNATWEQDAARGVQMAFTLLIFLVGVSLNGLVVWALGLRHNRYLMRRGSGGETRAASSFRIYVLNLALADLVLLVRTPLMLGYLANRNSWPFGTVMCHLTMFLRVLGLYASAFLICAVALERCLCLLRPVWARLRRPPWAVPLACGVLWLMATVFSAPYLYHATLVNATGLQCKESGTFNIGLVVTETVAGFILPLLVFLGSNVAVLLTIRNAVPLTPTSSGPSTGRRMTRMYHLMFLTMLLFLAFWVPYFVCRFLVAVAQGQPGRQALSVGALKGTYISLYLVYVKCALNPVLYVFAARGLGHAIRASLVSTIEKLFNDDSSESIRRKSLKNSLKNSQI, from the exons ATGGCCGATATGAATGGCACAAAGTCTCCAGTCAACTTGCTTCCAACCAGCGCGAGCAACCCCAACGCCACCTGGGAGCAGGACGCAGCCCGGGGAGTCCAAATGGCCTTTACTTTGCTCATCTTCCTG GTCGGCGTATCCCTGAACGGGCTGGTGGTTTGGGCTCTCGGACTGCGCCACAACCGCTACCTGATGCGCAGAGGCAGCGGCGGGGAGACGCGCGCCGCCAGCAGCTTCCGCATCTACGTCCTGAACCTGGCCCTGGCCgacctggtgctgctggtgcgcACCCCCCTGATGTTGGGATACCTGGCCAACAGAAACAGCTGGCCCTTCGGAACCGTCATGTGCCACCTGACCATGTTCCTGCGCGTGCTGGGGCTCTACGCCTCCGCCTTCCTCATCTGCGCCGTGGCCCTGGAGCGCTGCCTGTGTCTGCTGAGGCCCGTGTGGGCTCGCCTGCGACGCCCCCCCTGGGCCGTCCCCCTGGCCTGCGGCGTCTTGTGGCTGATGGCCACCGTCTTCTCCGCGCCGTACCTGTACCACGCCACCCTGGTCAACGCGACGGGCTTGCAGTGCAAGGAGAGCGGCACGTTTAACATCGGGCTGGTCGTGACGGAGACGGTGGCGGGGTTCATCTTGCCCCTGCTGGTGTTCTTGGGCAGCAACGTGGCCGTGTTGCTCACCATCAGGAACGCGGTGCCGCTGACGCCCACCTCCTCGGGCCCTTCCACGGGCCGCAGGATGACCCGGATGTACCACTTGATGTTCCTCACcatgctcctcttcctcgccttcTGGGTGCCGTATTTCGTGTGTCGGTTCCTGGTGGCTGTGGCTCAGGGACAACCAGGCCGGCAAGCGCTGTCTGTAGGAGCACTTAAAGGCACTTACATTTCTCTGTACCTGGTGTACGTCAAGTGTGCTCTGAACCCGGTGCTGTATGTGTTTGCGGCGCGAGGATTAGGCCACGCGATCAGGGCTTCACTCGTCTCCACTATTGAGAAACTCTTCAACGACGACTCGTCAGAGTCCATACGCAGGAAGTCCCTCAAGAACTCTCTGAAAAACTCTCAAATAtaa
- the LOC120809802 gene encoding C5a anaphylatoxin chemotactic receptor 1 isoform X2 — protein sequence MRRGSGGETRAASSFRIYVLNLALADLVLLVRTPLMLGYLANRNSWPFGTVMCHLTMFLRVLGLYASAFLICAVALERCLCLLRPVWARLRRPPWAVPLACGVLWLMATVFSAPYLYHATLVNATGLQCKESGTFNIGLVVTETVAGFILPLLVFLGSNVAVLLTIRNAVPLTPTSSGPSTGRRMTRMYHLMFLTMLLFLAFWVPYFVCRFLVAVAQGQPGRQALSVGALKGTYISLYLVYVKCALNPVLYVFAARGLGHAIRASLVSTIEKLFNDDSSESIRRKSLKNSLKNSQI from the coding sequence ATGCGCAGAGGCAGCGGCGGGGAGACGCGCGCCGCCAGCAGCTTCCGCATCTACGTCCTGAACCTGGCCCTGGCCgacctggtgctgctggtgcgcACCCCCCTGATGTTGGGATACCTGGCCAACAGAAACAGCTGGCCCTTCGGAACCGTCATGTGCCACCTGACCATGTTCCTGCGCGTGCTGGGGCTCTACGCCTCCGCCTTCCTCATCTGCGCCGTGGCCCTGGAGCGCTGCCTGTGTCTGCTGAGGCCCGTGTGGGCTCGCCTGCGACGCCCCCCCTGGGCCGTCCCCCTGGCCTGCGGCGTCTTGTGGCTGATGGCCACCGTCTTCTCCGCGCCGTACCTGTACCACGCCACCCTGGTCAACGCGACGGGCTTGCAGTGCAAGGAGAGCGGCACGTTTAACATCGGGCTGGTCGTGACGGAGACGGTGGCGGGGTTCATCTTGCCCCTGCTGGTGTTCTTGGGCAGCAACGTGGCCGTGTTGCTCACCATCAGGAACGCGGTGCCGCTGACGCCCACCTCCTCGGGCCCTTCCACGGGCCGCAGGATGACCCGGATGTACCACTTGATGTTCCTCACcatgctcctcttcctcgccttcTGGGTGCCGTATTTCGTGTGTCGGTTCCTGGTGGCTGTGGCTCAGGGACAACCAGGCCGGCAAGCGCTGTCTGTAGGAGCACTTAAAGGCACTTACATTTCTCTGTACCTGGTGTACGTCAAGTGTGCTCTGAACCCGGTGCTGTATGTGTTTGCGGCGCGAGGATTAGGCCACGCGATCAGGGCTTCACTCGTCTCCACTATTGAGAAACTCTTCAACGACGACTCGTCAGAGTCCATACGCAGGAAGTCCCTCAAGAACTCTCTGAAAAACTCTCAAATAtaa